A single window of Alosa alosa isolate M-15738 ecotype Scorff River chromosome 11, AALO_Geno_1.1, whole genome shotgun sequence DNA harbors:
- the ca5a gene encoding carbonic anhydrase 5A, mitochondrial isoform X2 produces the protein MCTSALEAAELTKLHPMWQGPLAVPGGDRQSPIDIAVRKTQWDRQLKPLEINYDPRTCQQIWNNGYSFIVEYDDTTERSTIKGGPLEDQFRLCQFHFHWGESNAWGSEHSIDRRLFPAELHLVHWNSDKYSLFEEAVMEENGLGVLGVFLKLGKRHEGLQKLVDALPAVRHKDSVVEFGRFDPACLLPENTEDYWTYAGSLTTPPLTEAVTWMVMKQPIEVSHDQLAVFRSLLFTSAEEEVQRSMVNNFRVQQPLCGRSVRSSFNPFHHGDPPAL, from the exons aTGTGTACATCTGCTTTGGAGGCCGCTGAGTTAACGAAAC TACACCCGATGTGGCAGGGTCCGTTGGCTGTCCCGGGGGGAGACCGCCAATCGCCCATCGATATAGCGGTGCGCAAGACTCAGTGGGATCGGCAACTCAAGCCACTGGAGATTAACTACGACCCACGGACCTGCCAACAAATCTGGAATAACGGTTACTCTTTCATAGTTGAATACGACGACACGACCGAAAGATCAA CTATTAAGGGAGGACCATTGGAAGACCAGTTTAGACTCTGCCAATTCCATTTCCACTGGGGCGAGTCCAATGCTTGGGGGTCTGAGCACTCCATAGACCGACGGCTGTTTCCTgcagag CTTCATCTGGTCCACTGGAACTCTGACAAGTACAGTCTGTTTGAGGAGGCCGTGATGGAGGAAAACGGCCTCGGTGTCCTTGGAGTCTTCCTCAAG TTAGGGAAGAGGCACGAAGGCCTGCAGAAACTTGTGGACGCTCTACCTGCTGTCAGGCACAAG GACAGCGTCGTGGAATTTGGCCGCTTTGATCCCGCTTGCTTGCTGCCAGAGAACACGGAGGACTACTGGACTTATGCCGGGTCACTGACTACACCCCCCCTTACGGAAGCGGTCACCTGGATGGTCATGAAGCAGCCAATTGAAGTCAGCCATGACCAG TTGGCTGTGTTCCGTAGTCTACTTTTTACGTCGGCGGAGGAGGAGGTCCAGAGGAGTATGGTGAATAACTTCCGGGTGCAGCAGCCTCTGTGCGGCCGGAGCGTCCGCTCATCCTTCAACCCCTTCCACCACGGGGACCCCCCTGCCCTCTAA